In Pseudomonas sp. Leaf58, one DNA window encodes the following:
- a CDS encoding DUF1652 domain-containing protein: MSLIGVSMLEMRQMIEQACLPDRCEVSCPDGAHLTIRLGQGQSLDEGVTLSGVPLQSLNSCRDLVNLVGQLHALRDSHPAPLKAIA; this comes from the coding sequence ATGTCGTTGATAGGAGTTTCGATGCTGGAGATGCGGCAGATGATCGAGCAGGCCTGCCTGCCCGACCGCTGTGAAGTCAGCTGCCCGGACGGCGCCCACCTGACCATCCGCCTGGGTCAGGGCCAGAGTCTCGATGAGGGCGTGACCCTTAGCGGGGTCCCGCTGCAAAGCCTCAACAGTTGCCGTGACCTGGTCAACCTGGTGGGGCAGTTGCACGCGCTGCGTGACAGCCACCCGGCGCCACTCAAGGCCATCGCCTGA
- a CDS encoding alpha/beta fold hydrolase: MQLIPWSHECAEGFTLRGWRTPASGKPLLHFLHGNGFCCLAYQPLLMRLGEHFDLWLSDVQGHGDSDHGGVFRGWNRTAALAVEAFAAGRSEYGDVPRFAVGHSFGGVLTGLILASEPQLFARAVLLDPVLFSRRMLGVMGAAALVGLHQRHALARKAASRRSHWPDREAALASLHGRGIFKGWTDAALRAYIDHAIGDCGDAVVLKCRPSREVEIFSSFPKRMWASLAAIRTPTQVLHGEHTYPFVPHSVSRLAALNRNVSARQVAGGHCFMQEDPAMAAEQVIGFLQC; this comes from the coding sequence ATGCAGTTGATCCCCTGGTCCCATGAATGCGCCGAAGGTTTTACCCTGCGAGGCTGGCGAACCCCGGCCAGTGGTAAGCCCTTGCTGCATTTTCTGCACGGCAACGGTTTTTGCTGCCTGGCTTACCAGCCATTGCTGATGCGCTTGGGCGAGCATTTCGACCTGTGGCTCAGCGATGTCCAAGGCCATGGGGACAGTGACCATGGTGGGGTGTTTCGTGGCTGGAACCGCACCGCCGCGCTGGCGGTGGAAGCTTTTGCCGCCGGACGAAGCGAGTATGGCGACGTGCCGCGGTTTGCCGTGGGGCACAGCTTCGGCGGTGTGCTCACCGGCCTGATCTTGGCCAGTGAGCCGCAGTTGTTCGCCCGGGCCGTTCTGCTTGACCCGGTACTGTTTAGCCGGCGTATGCTGGGTGTAATGGGGGCGGCGGCGCTGGTCGGCTTGCACCAGCGGCATGCCCTGGCACGTAAGGCCGCCAGCCGGCGCAGCCACTGGCCCGATCGTGAGGCCGCCCTGGCTTCGCTGCACGGGCGGGGCATCTTCAAGGGCTGGACCGACGCGGCCTTGCGGGCTTACATCGACCATGCCATTGGTGACTGTGGCGATGCGGTGGTGCTCAAGTGCCGGCCCAGCCGCGAAGTAGAAATCTTCAGCTCGTTCCCCAAGCGCATGTGGGCGAGCCTGGCGGCTATTCGTACGCCCACGCAGGTGCTGCATGGCGAGCATACCTACCCCTTTGTGCCCCATTCAGTGAGCCGCCTGGCGGCGCTCAACCGTAACGTGTCCGCGCGGCAGGTCGCCGGCGGGCACTGCTTCATGCAAGAGGACCCCGCCATGGCGGCCGAGCAGGTGATTGGTTTCTTGCAGTGCTGA
- a CDS encoding curlin: MYKLAPLSAAIVLALAGQAMASDSTSSQTQDGKENIAEVSQSLAPFASATQTQTGKGHNHLAVQDNSTSDIQQSATGSYNAGYAEQLYENGSQITQQAGGTYNDAFASQSLGLNNQALQTQQGAENASTVWQDSQEGSKATTLQSGQRNEAFIEQTFGGSNNKSTLNQNGQGNYAAAEHLNQVDGDIQVYQDGHDNWAYGDQRDGTGGTIGIGQYGGGNSVEVWQDTQVGSQASGTQSGQMNEGYIDQSFGMSNKVSLSQQGTANASWSDQFETNNSNTTITQTGSNNLHFTYQNGENLNLTINTKGDGNSVTASNWKGAKMGGQFGTNQNATINQNGSANSANLTQNGDNQLATLTQKGKSNQMSTKQADSNNELYFEQNGTDNILVADQRGTDNYAYGNSQGNSNSISLDQSGYSNQSYTNQLYGSGNEATIKQTDSINVAYVTQGGQGNKAFVDQSGIAQTATISQLGSANLATVTQK; this comes from the coding sequence ATGTACAAGCTCGCTCCCTTAAGTGCCGCTATCGTCCTGGCCCTCGCAGGTCAGGCCATGGCTTCTGACAGCACCTCGTCCCAGACCCAGGACGGCAAGGAAAACATCGCCGAAGTCAGCCAGTCCCTGGCACCTTTCGCTTCGGCCACTCAAACCCAGACCGGCAAGGGCCACAACCACCTGGCGGTGCAGGACAACAGCACCAGCGACATCCAGCAGAGCGCCACGGGTTCGTACAACGCCGGCTACGCCGAGCAGTTGTACGAAAACGGCAGCCAGATCACCCAGCAAGCCGGGGGCACTTACAACGACGCCTTCGCCAGCCAGTCCCTGGGCCTGAACAACCAAGCGCTGCAAACCCAGCAAGGTGCCGAAAACGCCTCGACCGTGTGGCAGGACAGCCAGGAAGGCAGCAAGGCCACCACCTTGCAGTCTGGCCAGCGCAACGAAGCCTTTATCGAGCAGACCTTCGGTGGCAGCAACAACAAAAGCACCCTTAACCAAAACGGCCAAGGCAACTATGCGGCCGCCGAGCACCTGAACCAGGTCGATGGCGACATCCAGGTCTACCAGGACGGTCACGACAACTGGGCTTATGGCGACCAACGCGACGGTACTGGCGGCACCATCGGCATTGGTCAGTACGGTGGCGGCAACTCGGTGGAAGTGTGGCAGGACACCCAGGTCGGCAGCCAGGCGTCCGGGACCCAGTCGGGCCAAATGAACGAAGGCTATATCGACCAGAGCTTCGGCATGAGCAACAAGGTCAGCCTGTCGCAACAAGGGACCGCCAACGCCAGCTGGTCGGACCAGTTCGAGACCAACAACTCGAACACCACCATTACCCAGACCGGCAGCAACAACCTGCACTTCACCTACCAGAACGGTGAAAACCTCAACCTCACCATCAATACCAAGGGCGACGGCAACAGCGTTACCGCCAGCAACTGGAAGGGCGCCAAGATGGGCGGCCAGTTCGGCACCAACCAGAACGCCACCATCAACCAAAACGGCAGCGCCAACAGTGCCAACCTGACCCAGAACGGTGACAACCAGCTGGCCACACTGACCCAGAAAGGCAAGAGCAACCAAATGTCGACCAAGCAGGCCGACAGCAACAACGAGCTGTACTTCGAGCAGAACGGCACCGACAACATCCTGGTCGCCGACCAGCGCGGGACCGACAACTATGCCTACGGCAATAGCCAGGGCAACAGCAACTCCATCAGCTTGGACCAGTCCGGCTACAGCAACCAGAGCTATACCAACCAGCTGTACGGTAGCGGCAACGAAGCCACTATCAAGCAAACCGACAGTATCAACGTCGCCTACGTGACCCAAGGAGGTCAGGGCAACAAGGCGTTCGTCGACCAGAGCGGTATCGCCCAAACCGCCACTATCAGCCAGCTGGGCAGCGCGAACCTGGCTACTGTGACCCAGAAGTAA
- the alkB gene encoding DNA oxidative demethylase AlkB, whose product MIQSDLDLFDPQPQRLASHTVLLPGFALADIEPLLDALRPVLRAAPFRHMYTPGGLRMAVGLTNCGTLGWVSDEHGYRYSPRDPISGEPWPALPSLLFSLATRAAAMAGFDGFVPDACLVNHYLPGTRLSLHQDRDEQDFGQPIVSLSLGLPAVFLFGGLQRADKTQRIPLNHGDVLVWGGEDRLRFHGVLPIKPGVHPRLGERRINLTLRKAGG is encoded by the coding sequence ATGATCCAGTCCGACCTCGACCTGTTCGACCCCCAGCCGCAACGCCTGGCCAGCCACACCGTGCTGCTGCCCGGCTTTGCCTTGGCCGACATCGAGCCGCTGCTCGACGCCCTGCGCCCGGTGTTGCGCGCCGCGCCGTTCCGGCACATGTACACCCCGGGCGGCCTGCGCATGGCGGTAGGGCTGACCAACTGTGGCACGCTGGGCTGGGTCAGTGATGAACATGGCTACCGCTACAGCCCCCGCGACCCCATCAGTGGCGAACCCTGGCCCGCCCTGCCCTCGCTGCTATTCAGCCTGGCCACCCGCGCGGCGGCCATGGCCGGGTTCGACGGTTTTGTGCCGGATGCCTGCCTGGTCAACCATTACCTGCCCGGCACCCGTCTAAGCCTGCACCAGGACCGCGACGAGCAGGACTTCGGCCAGCCGATCGTGTCGCTGTCGCTGGGCTTGCCTGCGGTGTTCCTGTTCGGTGGCTTGCAGCGCGCCGACAAAACCCAGCGCATTCCGCTGAACCACGGCGATGTGCTGGTCTGGGGCGGCGAGGACCGCTTGCGCTTCCATGGCGTGCTGCCGATCAAGCCCGGCGTCCATCCGCGCCTGGGGGAGCGGCGGATCAACCTCACCCTGCGCAAGGCCGGTGGCTGA
- a CDS encoding LysE family translocator, with protein sequence MPAMLASADLLTAFVLFAFVSSITPGPNNTMLLASGVNFGVRRSIPHAIGISVGFMVMVLAVGLGLGEVFKAWPPLYTVLRYTGAAYLLYLAWKIATSGPVGTASSNARKPLGFWGAAAFQWVNPKAWVMAVGAITTYTPAQGYVTNVIVIAALFALVNLPSVGIWVMFGSALRNLLQNPRWLMLFNVLMALLLVISLYPLLFVESAFS encoded by the coding sequence ATGCCCGCCATGCTTGCCTCTGCCGACCTGCTGACCGCCTTCGTGCTGTTCGCCTTCGTGTCCTCGATCACTCCTGGCCCCAACAACACCATGCTGCTGGCCTCGGGGGTGAATTTTGGTGTACGCCGCTCGATCCCCCACGCCATTGGCATCAGCGTCGGCTTCATGGTGATGGTGCTGGCCGTTGGCCTGGGCTTGGGTGAGGTGTTCAAGGCCTGGCCGCCGCTGTATACGGTACTGCGCTACACCGGCGCCGCGTACCTGCTGTACCTGGCGTGGAAAATCGCCACCTCCGGGCCTGTCGGCACAGCCTCGTCCAACGCCCGTAAACCGCTGGGCTTCTGGGGCGCCGCAGCATTCCAGTGGGTCAACCCCAAGGCCTGGGTGATGGCAGTGGGGGCTATCACCACCTACACACCGGCGCAAGGCTATGTGACCAATGTCATTGTCATTGCTGCCTTGTTCGCCTTGGTCAACCTGCCCAGCGTGGGCATATGGGTGATGTTTGGCAGCGCCCTGCGCAACCTGCTGCAAAACCCGCGCTGGCTAATGCTGTTCAATGTCCTGATGGCCTTGTTGCTGGTGATTTCCCTGTACCCGCTGCTGTTTGTAGAATCGGCATTTTCCTGA
- a CDS encoding Yip1 family protein — translation MNSPLLKLFTHPADAWLDIRRAEEDHPQQYLPRLLALALIPAVCLFIGTTTFGWSLAGEERVRLSMGSAGQLAGLLYATTVVGVMLMGVMIRWMSRGFDAQPSLNQCIGFAAYCATPWFFAGVVGVLPIRWLALTALLAASAYASVLLYGGLQTFLRLKKEQAMLFATCVWGVGLLLLVTILVAMILFWFNGLMPEYVRPASLG, via the coding sequence ATGAACAGTCCGTTGCTCAAGCTCTTCACCCACCCTGCCGACGCCTGGCTGGACATCCGCCGGGCCGAAGAAGACCACCCGCAACAATACCTGCCACGCCTGCTGGCCTTGGCGCTGATTCCCGCTGTATGCCTGTTCATCGGTACGACCACCTTCGGCTGGAGCCTGGCAGGCGAAGAGCGGGTGCGCCTGAGCATGGGCAGTGCCGGGCAACTGGCAGGCTTGCTCTACGCCACCACAGTCGTGGGGGTAATGTTGATGGGCGTAATGATCCGCTGGATGTCACGTGGCTTCGATGCGCAGCCCAGCCTTAACCAGTGCATCGGCTTTGCCGCTTACTGCGCGACGCCGTGGTTTTTTGCCGGGGTGGTCGGGGTGCTGCCGATCCGCTGGCTGGCCCTGACGGCGCTGCTGGCAGCTTCGGCTTATGCCAGTGTGTTGCTGTATGGCGGGTTGCAGACTTTTCTGCGGCTCAAGAAGGAACAGGCCATGTTGTTCGCGACCTGCGTATGGGGCGTGGGGTTACTACTGCTGGTAACCATTCTGGTGGCGATGATTTTGTTCTGGTTCAACGGCCTGATGCCGGAATATGTGCGCCCGGCCAGCCTAGGCTAA
- a CDS encoding pirin family protein gives MKTILGIHRSPHAHWVGDGFPVRSLFTYDNLASKISPFLLLDYAGPHDFTPTHARRGVGQHPHRGFETVTIVYQGELEHRDSTGAGGLIGPGDVQWMTAANGIIHEEFHSPAFARSGGTLEMVQLWVNLPARDKRVAAGYQTLLAADIPVVALDGEGSSLRVIAGSYGGHSGPAQTFTAMDVWDLRLHAGAALQLPLAAGRNAALVVLRGNVRINGEREAGPSSLVLLDRAGEDVAIEALEGASVLLLSGEPIDEPIVGYGPFVMNSQAEIAEAFDDFEAGRFGQLQDERGGARH, from the coding sequence ATGAAAACGATTCTGGGTATTCACCGCAGCCCGCATGCGCATTGGGTAGGCGATGGCTTCCCGGTGCGCAGCCTGTTCACCTACGACAACCTGGCCAGCAAGATCAGCCCGTTTTTGCTGCTGGACTATGCCGGCCCTCATGACTTCACCCCAACCCATGCCCGGCGCGGTGTCGGCCAGCATCCGCACCGCGGTTTCGAGACCGTGACCATCGTTTACCAGGGCGAGTTGGAGCACCGTGACTCCACCGGTGCTGGCGGTTTGATCGGCCCCGGTGACGTGCAGTGGATGACGGCGGCCAACGGCATCATCCATGAAGAGTTCCATTCGCCGGCCTTTGCCCGCAGTGGCGGTACGCTGGAAATGGTCCAGCTGTGGGTCAACCTGCCGGCACGGGACAAGCGTGTAGCGGCTGGCTACCAGACGCTGCTGGCGGCGGACATCCCGGTGGTAGCGCTGGACGGCGAGGGCAGTAGCCTGCGGGTAATTGCAGGTAGCTATGGAGGGCACTCGGGGCCGGCGCAAACCTTTACCGCCATGGATGTCTGGGACTTACGCCTGCACGCTGGTGCAGCCTTGCAACTGCCGCTGGCCGCCGGGCGCAATGCAGCGCTGGTGGTGTTGCGCGGCAATGTGCGAATCAACGGCGAGCGCGAAGCCGGCCCGTCCAGCCTGGTACTGCTCGACCGCGCTGGTGAGGACGTGGCTATCGAAGCACTGGAAGGCGCCAGTGTGTTGCTACTCAGCGGTGAGCCGATCGATGAGCCGATCGTGGGCTATGGCCCGTTCGTGATGAACAGCCAAGCAGAGATTGCCGAGGCGTTCGACGATTTTGAGGCCGGGCGGTTTGGGCAGCTGCAGGATGAGCGGGGCGGTGCGCGGCATTAA